The stretch of DNA TCTCGGCGCAGGATCGCGGTCGGCAGAGCCACAGATGGAACAGGTGTTTATTAAACGCCCGGCAGACATTACCAATACCGACGATTTCGAGCGTAAACTTTATATTCTTCGTAACTATAGTACTCGCATTATCAACGAGACCGTAACCGATGTCAACAACTTTTACTTCTCGTCGCTATCGTGCCGTACCATTACCTATAAAGGGCAGCTTACAACGTTACAATTAGAACCGTACTTCCCGGATTTGCAGCATGAAGACGTGGTTTCGGCTCTTGGTGTAGTACACTCGCGCTTTTCGACCAATACGTTTCCCTCGTGGAAACTGGCGCAGCCGTTCCGCTACATCGCTCACAACGGGGAGATTAATACCGTTAAGGGCAATGTAAACTGGATGAAAGCCGCCGAAGGGCTGCTTGAATCGAGCAAGTTTACGAAAGAGGAGATGGACATGCTGCTGCCCATCTGCGACCCCAAACAATCAGACTCGGCCAACCTCGACAATGCTATTGAATTGCTTGTCATGAGTGGCCGGTCACTGCCACACGTGATGATGATGCTGATTCCCGAAGCCTGGGACGGCAACGCACACATGGACCCCGCCCGGCGGGCATTCTATGAATTTCACGCAGCCCTGATTGAACCCTGGGATGGCCCCGCGTCGATTTCATTCACGGATGGTCGCATCGTCGGTGCTACCCTCGACCGCAATGGCTTGCGTCCGTCGCGCTTCTGGGTCACGAACGACGATATCGTGATTATGGCTTCGGAAGTGGGTGTGCTGGACATTGACCCTGTCAAAGTAGTCAAAAAAGGCCGTTTGCAGCCTGGCAAAATGTTCCTCGTTGATATGGAACAGGGTCGGATTGTGGCCGACGAAGAGATTAAAGAGCAGATGAGTTCCCGTCAGCCCTATCAAACCTGGCTTGATGAGAACAAGATCAGAATCTCGGACCTCGAAGCCCCCATCCGGTCGTACAACCCGTATGATCCGGCCAAACTGCTGCGGATGCAACAGGCGTTCGGCTTCACGTCGGAAGATTTGCGGATGATTCTGGCTCCAATGGTCGAAACGGGCAAGGAAGCTCTCGGTTCGATGGGCGTCGACGTGCCGCTGGCTGTGCTGTCGGAACAGAGTCAGCACATGAGCCATTATTTCAAGCAGTTGTTTGCGCAGGTAACGAACCCGCCCATCGACTCGATTCGGGAGCGGGCCATCATGTCGTTGATTTCGTTCGTCGGTGCTACCTACAACCTGTTGAGCGAATCGCCCGAACACTGCCGGCAGGTCGAACTCGATCAGCCCGTGCTTACTACGCCGGAGTTCGACAAGTTACGGTTTATCGACAAGCCTAAGTTTCAGGCTAAAACCATCAACTGCCTGTTTACGGCTGATGGTAACGGCAAATCGCTCGAACGCGCCCTCGACCGCATCTGCCGCTATGCTGAAGATGCCATTCAGGACGGCTACTCGATTCTGGTATTGTCGGATCGGTCCATTGATTCGAGCCACGCGCCAATTCCGTCGCTGCTGTCAACCTCAGCCATTCACCACCACCTCATCCGGCAGGGTCTGCGGGGTAAAGTGGGCATTCTGGTCGAAGCGGGCGACGTTTGGGAAACACACCACGTTGCCACGCTGATTGGCTACGGCGCATCGGGCGTGAACCCGTACATGGCCTTCGAGACCATCGCCAACATGAGGGAAAAAGGGCTATTGGCGGTTGAGTACGACCTCGATAAACTCTACAAAAACTACATCAAGGCCGTTAATGGCGAGTTGCTCAAAATCTTCTCCAAGATGGGCATTTCGACCCTGCAATCGTATCAGGGAGCCATGATTTTCGAGTGCCTCGGCCTCAATGCCGACGTAGTGAACCGCTACTTTACGGGTACCGTGTCGCGCATTGGCGGTATGGGATTAGACGAAATTGCCCGCGAGATTTTAGTGCGGCATTGCGTGGCTTTCCCGCCCGTTCCGGTGGCAAACCCACGGCTGGAAGTAGGTGGGATTTACCAGTGGAAACAACGGGGCGAAAAGCATATTTTTAACCCCGATACTATTCACCTGCTCCAACAATCGACCAAAAAGAACGACTACCAGTTGTTCAAAAAATACAGCAAACTTATTGACGATCAGACGCAGAAAGCCATTACGTTACGTGGCCTGATGAAGTTCAAAAGAGGTACGCCCGTCTCTATCGACGAGGTCGAACCCATTGAAAGCATCTTCAAACGGTTTGCTACGGGGGCTATGTCGTTCGGATCGATTTCGTGGGAAGCACACACCACGCTCGCCATTGCCATGAACCGTATCGGTGGCAAGAGCAACTCCGGCGAAGGCGGTGAAGACGAACTGCGCTACACCCCGCTTGCCAACGGCGACAGCCTGAACTCGGCCATCAAACAGGTGGCATCGGGTCGGTTTGGCGTTACAAGCTACTACCTGACCAACGCGCAGGAGTTGCAGATTAAAATGGCGCAGGGTGCCAAGCCCGGCGAAGGTGGTCAACTGCCCGGCTTTAAAGTTGACGACTGGATTGGCCGGACGCGCCACAGTACGCCCGGCGTGGGTCTGATTTCGCCCCCACCCCACCACGATATTTATTCCATCGAAGATTTGGCGCAGCTAATCTCCGACCTCAAAAACGCGAACCGGGCGGCCCGTATCAGCGTCAAATTGGTGTCGGAAGCGGGCGTTGGCACCATTGCCGCCGGCGTTGCCAAAGCCCATGCCGACCATATTCTGATTTCGGGCCATGATGGTGGAACGGGAGCCTCGCCCCTGTCAAGCATCCGGCACGCGGGTTTGCCCTGGGAACTGGGCCTGGCCGAAGCGCACCAAACGCTGGTGAAAAATAAGCTGCGGGGCCGTGTAACGGTGCAAACCGATGGGCAGATGCGGACAGGCCGCGACCTGGCTATTGCGGCTCTGCTCGGTGCCGAAGAGTTTGGCGTAGCCACGGCGGCATTGGTCGCTACGGGCTGTATTATGATGCGGAAGTGTCACCTGAACACTTGCCCCGTTGGCGTGGCAACGCAAAACAAAGAGCTACGTGCCCTGTTTACGGGCAAGCCCGAACACGTGGTGAATATGTTTACGTTTCTGGCAATGGAACTGCGCGAGATTATGGCCGAACTGGGTTTCCGCACCGTAAACGAGATGGTTGGTCAGTCGCAAATGCTTGAACTCCGCTCCGATCTGGCGCACTGGAAACACAAAAACGTTAATTTCGACGCCCTGCTGTATAAAGAGCCGACCAACCTCGACGTGGCACTGTACAAGCAGGAAGAACAAAACCACGAACTCGAACACGTACTCGACCGCAAACTAATTGAACTGGCGAAACCCGCGCTCGACGCTGCGGAGTCGGTCTACGGCGAGTTTACGGTGCAAAATATCGACCGGAGCATTGGCACGATGCTCTCGAACGAAATCTCGAAAGTGTATGGTGGTCCGGGTCTGCCCGAAAGCACGATTCATGTCAAGCTGCGCGGCACGGCGGGCCAAAGTTTCGGCGCGTTTGCAACAGGCGGTATTAAACTCGAACTCGAAGGCGATGCGAACGACTATTTCGGCAAAGGGCTGTGCGGGGCGCAACTGATTGTGTATCCCGACCGAACAGCTACGTTTAAACCCGAAGAAAACAGCATCGTTGGCAACGTTTCGTTTTATGGCGCAACGTCGGGCGAAGCGTTTATTCGGGGCATGGCGGGCGAGCGGTTCTGCGTCCGCAACTCCGGCGCAAAAGTTGTGGTCGAAGGTGTAGGTGATCACGGTCTGGAATACATGACGGGTGGTTTGGCCGTTATTTTGGGACAAACCGGGCGCAACTTCGCGGCTGGGATGTCGGGCGGAGTGGCTTACGTCTGGGATCAGGACGGAAGTTTCGCGAGTAAGGTCAATCCCGAAATGGTGACGCTGGAGCCACTGAACGACGAGGACCGGAGCATTGTGCGCGAGTATGTCGATAAGCATTTCCAGTACACGACGAGCAACGTTGCCCTCGCGCTGATTCAGGACTGGGACGCCCGTATTGGTCAGTTTGTGAAGGTTATGCCCGAAGACTTCCGCAAGGCACTGGCCGGTCGCGGCATCGCCCTGTCTGAACAGATTCGCGACAAAAACGTGGTCTATCAGGACATTACGGTGGATGTGACGCAGGGGTGATAAATTAGCTACTGAAGAATATTCTTATGGCTACACAGTGCGAGAACGTCGAATAATTCGCGAACTTGTAGAAGCAAATCGAGACTTCTTAATCAGCAAATGGAATGACTTCTTTGGAAAATAACATCGTTGACAAACCAGCGACCGATCCGGTGGACCAGTTAATTTTAGAAAGAGGGCTTCGTATTAAACAGCTTTTCTTCAGCGTAGAGATGGATCGAATGCTGATACTATTAACAAATGGCAACGTGCTGAATTTGAGGCTTTCACAGTATGAAAGACTTAAAAATGCTACTTCCGTTCAATTGCTTCAGTATTCGTTGATTGGCAACGGTATTGCTGTTAGTTGGGATGAACTGGATGAGGATTTATCACTGAAAGGATTCATCAAACAAGCAGCGTTGACTAATGCGGTAAGACAACTGGAAGTTGCTGTTTGAACGATGACAAGATGATTGACGAAAGCGATTCTCCATGTCCCAGAAATGTCCCTTGTATAAACAGGTAGATCTGTTGAAGGATTTTCCTGAACACAAACTCCTCGCTAAGGACTTAGTGACACCTATTGAATACTTAGAGTCGCCGGAGCCGGGAGTTTCTAATGGTTATTACGTGGAAGCCTTCAATGCTATCGGTAAAACTATTGCCGTATTTATTGTTGAGGAAGACGCACTAGAGCCATTAACTGAACATGACGTGTTCTCAAAACGGACCCTCGAAACCGCCTGAAAGCTATGAAAAATTGGGAAGACATAACATCGACTTCCGAGTTGCTGGCCGCGCAGGAAATCAAACAATCGTTCGATGCCGGCGACCTGGCCGACGTTGAATACGGCCTAAATCAGCTAATTGAAACCATGGCGCGTTCGGAGCGACGAGCGTTGAAGAGTCAGCTTATCCGGCTAATGATGCACGTAATAAAATGGAAGGTTCAACCCGAAAAGCGGTCAAAAAGTTGGTTGCTCACAATTCTTAATGCCCGCTTCGAAATTGCCGAACTCCGTGAATTTACTCCATCACTGAACGAAGACGTTATTCAGGCAATTTGGGAAGCAGCCTTGAAGCAGGCCCGCACCGAAGCCAATATTGACACTGACCTGCCGACCAACCACGTTGAGTTAACCTGGGAAGACGTATTTGACACAAAGTACACGCTGTAAGTTGTAATGGGAAAACCGACCGGATTTTTAGAATTCACGCGCGAACTGCCAAAGAAGCGCGACCCGCAACAGCGGATTCACGACTACAAAGAAATTGAGATGCCGTTCTCGGAGCAGGACTCCCAGCGGCAGGCAGCCCGTTGCATGGACTGCGGCACGCCGTTTTGCCACAGCGGCTGTCCGCTTGGCAACATCATCCCCGAGTTCAACGACGCCGTGTATGAGCAGAACTGGGGTTATGCTTATGAAATTCTGGCGAGTACCAATAACTTCCCGGAGTTTACGGGCCGCATCTGCCCCGCACCCTGCGAAGCAAGTTGTGTGCTGGGCATTAACAAACCGCCCGTCGCCATCGAGTTCATCGAAAAGTCGATTGCCGAAGTGGCGTTCGAGCGTGGGCACGTGGTGCCGAAGCCGCCCAAAGTACGCACCGGCAAAACAGTTGCCGTGGTTGGTTCGGGTCCGGCGGGGCTGGCGGCTGCGGCCCAACTCAACAAGGCCGGGCATACCGTAACAGTGTTTGAGCGGGCCGATCAGATTGGCGGGCTGCTGCGCTACGGCATTCCCGATTTCAAACTCGAAAAGTGGACTATCGACCGCCGATTGGCCGTGATGGAAGCCGAAGGGATTATCTTCAAACCAGGCGTCAACGTAGGCGTGGACATCAAAGCCAACACACTGCTGAACGATTTTGACCTCATAATGCTGACAGGTGGCTCGACCGTACCACGCGACCTGCCCATTCCGGGCCGCGATCTGAAAGGCATTTACCCGGCGATGGAGTTTTTGAGTCAGCAAAACAAGCGCGTAGCCGGGCTGTTTGTTCAGGTCGATCACCGGGGCGAAACCTACGGCGATGGCGATATTTTCGCGACGGGTAAAAACGTAGTGGTCATTGGCGGGGGCGACACGGGTTCCGACTGCGTGGGCACCTCGAACCGGCACGGTGCCGCGAGTGTGACGCAGATTGAGCTGATGCCGATGCCGCCCAAAGAACGCGCTGACAGCACCCCCTGGCCCAACTGGCCTATGATGCTACGCACCAGCACCAGCCACGAAGAGGGTTGTGAACGCCACTGGAGCATCAATACGAAGGCGTTTATTGGCGATGAAGAGGGCAATCTGAAAGCCCTCCGCTTAGTTGACCTGACGTGGGAAAACCGCGATGGTCGTATGCAGATGGTTGAACTGCCCGGCTCTGAACGCGACATTCCCTGCGAGTTGGCTCTGTTAGCGGCTGGCTTCCTCCACCCGCAACACAACGGTCTGCTCGATGATCTGGGCGTGGAGTACGACGAGCGCGGCAATGTAAAAGCAACTAATTATCAGACTACTACGAACCCTAAGGTATTTGCCGCTGGCGACATGCGCCGGGGTCAGTCGCTGGTCGTGTGGGCTATTTCAGAAGGTCGCGAAGCCGCCCGTGCCGCCGACTGCTACCTCATGGGCGAAAGCCTGCTCGAAGCGAAAGCCGTGTCGCTGATCGAAGTGGCGTAGCAGACTACACAAATTTTACACCGCCCGGTGGCTAATCTACAGATTGGTTATCGGGCTGTTTTCTTGTAGGATTAGATACCCTAAATACGGTTACGGTCTAACAAGCGTACTATTTTTGGTAGATTGCAGAGAAGTCTGACCAAATCTGTATGCCTAAACTATACGAATACCTGGGTATCGCTTTTTACTTTTACGCAAATGAGCATTTGCCTATTCACGTTCACGCCAGGTATGAGCAGTACGAGACCATTTTTGAACTCATCTATGAAGATGGTACGTTGATAGATGTGCAGCAACGAAAGTCGGGAAGCGGCCCGGTATTGCCTGCTAAAAAGCGAAAAGAAGCCGAGAAGTTCGTTAGGGCATATTACGACAAAATCACAGAAAAATGGGAAGCGTTCTTCATTCTGAAAAAAGAAATAACCGCCGAGCGAATCACGCAAAAACTGTGAAATATATCCGGGTCACGGAGGCCCGGCACATCGGTGATTATAAGGTATTGATCCGTTTCAACGACAACACCGAGCAAACGATTGACTTTGGCCCGTTTCTCTACGAACATCCGCACCCGCAATATAATCGCTACCGCGACCTTGCCCTTTTCAAAACATTTACCGTTGAGATGGGCAACTTGGTTTGGGGCGAAAACTGGGATTTGATTTTTCCGGTTGAGGAGTTGCATAGGGGAATACTGAAGGCGTAGAAATGTTAGAAAATCCGATATATTTTAATCTCGCACGAATGTAAAACTATCGTGTTCAACACTGTAGCGAATCTTAGTTCTACGACACTTTCCCCCTGTTAACAGACTTGGATGAGATATTTCATAAATGCTATCTTTCAGAGAGGTTCGCTCTGTACGTATTTTTTCTAATAAATAATGCGCTAAGGATATAGTTAGAGCGAATCGGTCATGCCATTCTTCGTAAGTGGTACTTTTTAATTCCCAATTCTTCCCAGTATAGTTGTTAAAATAGATTTTACCGCCAATTCCGGAAGGAAAACTAAAATTATAAGCATTATGTGCAAATGCGTTGCGTATTTGTGAATGATAAGATTTCATTACCTCCACAATCTTTAAATTCTCCTTTTCAAAAACTCCTCTTATTTCTTTTGTAATAAACTCTCTTCGCTCAAAATCTGGAATTTCACTTTCTATCTTCCAATCGTACTCTCTACCAGCCACGAGATTTGATATTTGTTTTAAAGTTTTTAAAAACCAGTTTGACTCCCAAATGTGAGTGTATATCATAAACTCTAAAGAGGTGCAATAACGAAAGAAAGCCGCTTGCTTTTCTTGGTCAAGTTTATTGTAATAGACTTCTCGATCTTGGTTGATGTATGTAACATAGAACTCGCGTCTATGTAAGTCTCGGTAGTGGCCCATGCGATCATCAATGACGTATGGGCTGAGATTCTGTACTGTTCCAATATAGTTTTCCTTATATGAGCCATCAGCAAGCAACACTATATAATCATTTAGGTTGTGTTCTCTCTTCTTTATCAAATTGAACAATTCGTCAATGGCTTCACGAACCTGTGCTTCACAATCCTTTAAATGTGTCTCTGTAATCATAAATTAAAATATTTAGGCTGGACGTATGTGCATTGCAATGCACATACGTCCAACTTAGCATTACCCCTTCTTCTGCTCCTTCGCCCAGCCGTCTTTGAGCGTGACGGTGCGGTTGAACACGGGTCGGTTAGTTGTTGAATCAACGTCCAGCACGAAGTAGCCTTTGCGCATGAACTGCACGTTCGTGAGCGAACCGCTGCGGGTGGCCTCTACCAGTGCGGGTTCAACAAACGCCCGGACAACTTCCAGCGAGTTGGGGTTCAGCAACTCCTTAAAACCACGGTCGTCGGCGGCTGGGTTTTCGACTGAGAAAAGCCGGTCGTAAAGTCGCACGTCGGCTTCAACAGCGTGCGGTACGGATACCCAGTGAATGGTGCCTTTTACATTAATGCCGGAGGTATCAGAACCACTGCGACTTTCGGGAATATAGGTGCAGCGCAGTTCGGTAATCTCGTCCGCGTCGTTTTTGATAACCTCCTCGCATTTAACGATATACGCACCTTTCAAGCGCACCATGCCGCCCGGAAACAGCCGGAAGTATTTCTTCGGCGGGTTCTCCATGAAATCGTCGCGCTCGATGTACACTTCCCGGCTAAACGGCACTTCGCGCTCCCCTGCCGACGGGTCTTCGGGGTTATTTTCGATGCGCATAATTTCCTCGCGGCCCTCCTCATAATTCGTAATCACGAGTTTCAATGGCTGCTCGTCGGGGCGGCCACCCGCCAGCACGGCCATTACGCGGGGGGCGGTGCGGTTCAGTTCTTCGCGGATGCAGAACTCCAGCAGCCCCACATCAATCAGGTTGTCGCGTTTGGCAACGCCGATGCGGTCACAGAACTCGCGGATGCTGCCGGGTGTATAACCGCGCCGGCGAAGGCCCGCAATAGTCGGCATACGCGGATCGTCCCAGCCGCTAACGTGGCCTTCTTCCACCAGCAGTTTCAGCTTGCGTTTGCTCATGACCGTATAAGTCAGGTTGAGCCGGGCAAATTCGTACTGACGCGAGGGGAAAATGGCTAACTGTTCGATAAACCAGTCGTACAGAGGCCGGTGCGCTACAAACTCCAGCGTACAGATCGAGTGCGTAATGTGTTCAATACTATCCGACTGCCCGTGGGCGAAATCGTACATCGGGTAAATGCACCAGGCGTCGCCTGTGCGGTGGTGGTGCGCGTGTTTGATACGGTAGATGACCGGGTCGCGCAGTTGCATGTTGGGCGAAGTCATGTCTACCTTCGCCCGCAGCACTTTGGCTCCGTCGGGAAACTCACCCGCCCGCATTTGCCGGAACAGGTCGAGATTTTCAGCAACGGGCCGATTCCGGTACGGGCTTTCGGTTCCAGGTTTGTCGGGCGAGCCTTTCTGTTCGGCAATTTCCTCAGCAGTCGAATCGTCAACGTAGGCTAATCCCTTCTGAATCAGCTTTTCAGCAAACTGATAGAGTTGCTCGAAATAGTCGGACGCGTAGAACTCGTTTTCCCACTCAAAGCCTAACCAACGCACGTCGTTCTTGATGGAATCAACGTACTCGGTATCTTCGGTAACGGGGTTGGTATCGTCGAAACGGAGATTCGTTTGCCCCTCGTATTTGTCGGCAAGACCGAAGTTCAGGCAAATCGACTTAGCATGGCCGATATGCAGGTAGCCGTTGGGTTCGGGCGGGAAGCGTGTGTGTACGCGCCCACCGTGCTTACCGCTGGCAATATCGTCTTCAACAATTTGTTCGATGAAGTTCAGAGACCTTTCGGTCGAGGATTCATTGGTGGCTTCGGTCATCATCTCAGGCTGCTGCTATAAAGCCCCGAATTTACGTCGTTTTTTCATAACCACAGCGGCAAAGTGGTTGCAGAGTTATATTCTCATGGGCCTAAATTCTGAACTTGCGTCATCTAAATCAGGCAGCAAAATCACCCAACAACTCACTGTATGTCAATTAATTACAAACAATTTTTCATGAACTATACCCCCCTTTGTACTGTTCTGTTTATATATCACTCAACGCCCTTTTGATGCCTGATTTCAAGCCGAATCTGATTCTGTACACTGCTGATGCACTCAACGAACGGGGTGAGGCCATCGTGGCAAATTTCCCCGACATCGAGATGCTCGAAGTGAAGCAGCACAACCGCCTGCCCGAACTGGGCATGAACCATTTTAAGGTAAAATCCGACGTGCTGGTGCTGGGCAAGCTGAAAACGCAGGATGTGAAGTGGAGCGGTCGCTCGTCGGATTACATCGCGCCCAGTCTGGCGAACGGCTGTTTCGGCGGCTGCGCCTATTGCTACGTCGACCGGCACAAGAAAGTCAACCCAATTACGCTGTTTACCAACGTTGAGGAGATTACGGCGACGGTCGATAAGCACGTGCATACGTTGCCGTGGCCGAAGCCCGCCAACCAAACCGACCCAACATTCTGGACGTATGACATCGGCTGTAACTCAGATATTTCCATTGATTATAGCCTGACCGACGGTGTTCAACAAGTGTTTGACTTTTACCGCGACCACCCCCGCGCCAAAGCAACGTTTGCAACCAAATTTGTCAACCCTGACCTGCTCAGCTTCGACCCGCAGCGTAAGGTACGGATTCGGTTTAGCCTGATGCCTGCCCATGTCAGCAAGTTGGTTGACGTCCGTACCGATAGCATCGAAAAGCGTATTGCGGCCATCAACGACTTTTACGACGCGGGTTACGAAGTTCACGTCAATTTCTCGCCTGTAATTGTGTACGGGGGGAAACAATGGCGTGATGATTACCGCGAATTATTCCGGCAATTAGACGCGCAGTTGCGGCCTGAAGTGAAGGCACAGCTAAAG from Spirosoma montaniterrae encodes:
- a CDS encoding DUF2442 domain-containing protein, giving the protein MKYIRVTEARHIGDYKVLIRFNDNTEQTIDFGPFLYEHPHPQYNRYRDLALFKTFTVEMGNLVWGENWDLIFPVEELHRGILKA
- a CDS encoding DUF2442 domain-containing protein → MTSLENNIVDKPATDPVDQLILERGLRIKQLFFSVEMDRMLILLTNGNVLNLRLSQYERLKNATSVQLLQYSLIGNGIAVSWDELDEDLSLKGFIKQAALTNAVRQLEVAV
- the gltB gene encoding glutamate synthase large subunit; protein product: MSDQVDQPTVRQEPLHQGLYRSEFEHDNCGIGFIAHIKGRKSHRIVSDALQMLRRMEHRGAVGSEANSGDGAGLLIQIPHEFFLDETRKLGVHLPAAGEYGVGMVYFPKDVWLREECRAILNRKMKRLGLELLCYRVVPVNNGDLGAGSRSAEPQMEQVFIKRPADITNTDDFERKLYILRNYSTRIINETVTDVNNFYFSSLSCRTITYKGQLTTLQLEPYFPDLQHEDVVSALGVVHSRFSTNTFPSWKLAQPFRYIAHNGEINTVKGNVNWMKAAEGLLESSKFTKEEMDMLLPICDPKQSDSANLDNAIELLVMSGRSLPHVMMMLIPEAWDGNAHMDPARRAFYEFHAALIEPWDGPASISFTDGRIVGATLDRNGLRPSRFWVTNDDIVIMASEVGVLDIDPVKVVKKGRLQPGKMFLVDMEQGRIVADEEIKEQMSSRQPYQTWLDENKIRISDLEAPIRSYNPYDPAKLLRMQQAFGFTSEDLRMILAPMVETGKEALGSMGVDVPLAVLSEQSQHMSHYFKQLFAQVTNPPIDSIRERAIMSLISFVGATYNLLSESPEHCRQVELDQPVLTTPEFDKLRFIDKPKFQAKTINCLFTADGNGKSLERALDRICRYAEDAIQDGYSILVLSDRSIDSSHAPIPSLLSTSAIHHHLIRQGLRGKVGILVEAGDVWETHHVATLIGYGASGVNPYMAFETIANMREKGLLAVEYDLDKLYKNYIKAVNGELLKIFSKMGISTLQSYQGAMIFECLGLNADVVNRYFTGTVSRIGGMGLDEIAREILVRHCVAFPPVPVANPRLEVGGIYQWKQRGEKHIFNPDTIHLLQQSTKKNDYQLFKKYSKLIDDQTQKAITLRGLMKFKRGTPVSIDEVEPIESIFKRFATGAMSFGSISWEAHTTLAIAMNRIGGKSNSGEGGEDELRYTPLANGDSLNSAIKQVASGRFGVTSYYLTNAQELQIKMAQGAKPGEGGQLPGFKVDDWIGRTRHSTPGVGLISPPPHHDIYSIEDLAQLISDLKNANRAARISVKLVSEAGVGTIAAGVAKAHADHILISGHDGGTGASPLSSIRHAGLPWELGLAEAHQTLVKNKLRGRVTVQTDGQMRTGRDLAIAALLGAEEFGVATAALVATGCIMMRKCHLNTCPVGVATQNKELRALFTGKPEHVVNMFTFLAMELREIMAELGFRTVNEMVGQSQMLELRSDLAHWKHKNVNFDALLYKEPTNLDVALYKQEEQNHELEHVLDRKLIELAKPALDAAESVYGEFTVQNIDRSIGTMLSNEISKVYGGPGLPESTIHVKLRGTAGQSFGAFATGGIKLELEGDANDYFGKGLCGAQLIVYPDRTATFKPEENSIVGNVSFYGATSGEAFIRGMAGERFCVRNSGAKVVVEGVGDHGLEYMTGGLAVILGQTGRNFAAGMSGGVAYVWDQDGSFASKVNPEMVTLEPLNDEDRSIVREYVDKHFQYTTSNVALALIQDWDARIGQFVKVMPEDFRKALAGRGIALSEQIRDKNVVYQDITVDVTQG
- a CDS encoding DUF4160 domain-containing protein → MPKLYEYLGIAFYFYANEHLPIHVHARYEQYETIFELIYEDGTLIDVQQRKSGSGPVLPAKKRKEAEKFVRAYYDKITEKWEAFFILKKEITAERITQKL
- a CDS encoding DUF29 domain-containing protein translates to MKNWEDITSTSELLAAQEIKQSFDAGDLADVEYGLNQLIETMARSERRALKSQLIRLMMHVIKWKVQPEKRSKSWLLTILNARFEIAELREFTPSLNEDVIQAIWEAALKQARTEANIDTDLPTNHVELTWEDVFDTKYTL
- a CDS encoding spore photoproduct lyase family protein — its product is MPDFKPNLILYTADALNERGEAIVANFPDIEMLEVKQHNRLPELGMNHFKVKSDVLVLGKLKTQDVKWSGRSSDYIAPSLANGCFGGCAYCYVDRHKKVNPITLFTNVEEITATVDKHVHTLPWPKPANQTDPTFWTYDIGCNSDISIDYSLTDGVQQVFDFYRDHPRAKATFATKFVNPDLLSFDPQRKVRIRFSLMPAHVSKLVDVRTDSIEKRIAAINDFYDAGYEVHVNFSPVIVYGGKQWRDDYRELFRQLDAQLRPEVKAQLKCEVIFLTHNQWQHQANLAINPKAEELLWVPELQENKRSQFGGWNIRYDHQLKGKMVAVFEQMITDEIPWCQIRYIF
- a CDS encoding glutamine--tRNA ligase/YqeY domain fusion protein, which gives rise to MTEATNESSTERSLNFIEQIVEDDIASGKHGGRVHTRFPPEPNGYLHIGHAKSICLNFGLADKYEGQTNLRFDDTNPVTEDTEYVDSIKNDVRWLGFEWENEFYASDYFEQLYQFAEKLIQKGLAYVDDSTAEEIAEQKGSPDKPGTESPYRNRPVAENLDLFRQMRAGEFPDGAKVLRAKVDMTSPNMQLRDPVIYRIKHAHHHRTGDAWCIYPMYDFAHGQSDSIEHITHSICTLEFVAHRPLYDWFIEQLAIFPSRQYEFARLNLTYTVMSKRKLKLLVEEGHVSGWDDPRMPTIAGLRRRGYTPGSIREFCDRIGVAKRDNLIDVGLLEFCIREELNRTAPRVMAVLAGGRPDEQPLKLVITNYEEGREEIMRIENNPEDPSAGEREVPFSREVYIERDDFMENPPKKYFRLFPGGMVRLKGAYIVKCEEVIKNDADEITELRCTYIPESRSGSDTSGINVKGTIHWVSVPHAVEADVRLYDRLFSVENPAADDRGFKELLNPNSLEVVRAFVEPALVEATRSGSLTNVQFMRKGYFVLDVDSTTNRPVFNRTVTLKDGWAKEQKKG
- a CDS encoding glutamate synthase subunit beta codes for the protein MGKPTGFLEFTRELPKKRDPQQRIHDYKEIEMPFSEQDSQRQAARCMDCGTPFCHSGCPLGNIIPEFNDAVYEQNWGYAYEILASTNNFPEFTGRICPAPCEASCVLGINKPPVAIEFIEKSIAEVAFERGHVVPKPPKVRTGKTVAVVGSGPAGLAAAAQLNKAGHTVTVFERADQIGGLLRYGIPDFKLEKWTIDRRLAVMEAEGIIFKPGVNVGVDIKANTLLNDFDLIMLTGGSTVPRDLPIPGRDLKGIYPAMEFLSQQNKRVAGLFVQVDHRGETYGDGDIFATGKNVVVIGGGDTGSDCVGTSNRHGAASVTQIELMPMPPKERADSTPWPNWPMMLRTSTSHEEGCERHWSINTKAFIGDEEGNLKALRLVDLTWENRDGRMQMVELPGSERDIPCELALLAAGFLHPQHNGLLDDLGVEYDERGNVKATNYQTTTNPKVFAAGDMRRGQSLVVWAISEGREAARAADCYLMGESLLEAKAVSLIEVA